In Lysobacter firmicutimachus, one genomic interval encodes:
- a CDS encoding HPF/RaiA family ribosome-associated protein, producing the protein MKVQLNTDHHLRGDESLAQHVEGVVDHSLGRYRDQVTRVEVHLRDVNGAKAGGGDKHCTIEARLEGRPPVAATEDADTMRAAISGAARKLQRVLDSSLGRLSA; encoded by the coding sequence ATGAAGGTTCAGCTCAACACCGACCACCACCTGCGCGGCGACGAATCGCTCGCCCAACACGTCGAAGGCGTGGTCGATCACAGCCTGGGTCGCTATCGCGACCAGGTCACCCGGGTCGAAGTGCATCTGCGCGACGTCAACGGCGCCAAGGCCGGCGGCGGCGACAAGCACTGCACCATCGAAGCCCGCCTCGAAGGCCGGCCGCCGGTGGCCGCGACCGAGGATGCCGACACCATGCGCGCGGCCATCAGCGGCGCGGCCCGCAAGCTGCAGCGCGTGCTCGACAGTTCGCTGGGCCGGCTGAGCGCGTAA
- a CDS encoding sulfurtransferase, with the protein MIVNIAAYHFVAIADPPALAARLRERAEALQLRGTALVAGEGINLFLAGAAQAIEDVLGELRADPRFADLIVKYSRSRGMPFARLKVKLKREIIAFRRDGASPLRERAPTVSPQTLARWLDAGRDDTGRPVVLLDTRNREEVGYGSFADALTLPIDNFTELPEALAPHREALADATVVSFCTGGIRCEKAALWLRADGMDNLLQLDGGILGYFEQVGGRHYDGRCFVFDERVALDPQLQPLHDAAA; encoded by the coding sequence ATGATCGTCAATATCGCCGCCTATCACTTCGTCGCCATCGCCGACCCGCCGGCCCTGGCCGCGCGTCTGCGCGAACGCGCCGAAGCGTTGCAATTGCGCGGCACCGCGCTGGTCGCGGGCGAGGGCATCAACCTGTTCCTGGCCGGCGCCGCGCAGGCGATCGAAGACGTGCTGGGCGAGTTGCGCGCCGATCCGCGTTTCGCCGATCTGATCGTCAAGTACAGCCGCAGCCGGGGCATGCCGTTCGCCCGGCTCAAGGTCAAGCTCAAGCGCGAGATCATCGCGTTCCGGCGCGACGGGGCTTCGCCGCTGCGCGAACGCGCGCCGACGGTGTCGCCGCAGACCCTGGCGCGCTGGCTCGACGCTGGCCGCGACGACACCGGCCGGCCGGTGGTGCTGCTGGACACGCGCAATCGCGAAGAAGTCGGCTACGGCAGTTTCGCCGACGCCCTGACCCTGCCGATCGACAACTTCACCGAACTGCCCGAGGCGCTGGCGCCGCATCGCGAGGCGCTCGCCGATGCGACCGTGGTCAGCTTCTGCACCGGCGGCATCCGCTGCGAGAAGGCCGCGTTGTGGCTGCGCGCCGACGGCATGGACAATCTGCTCCAGCTCGACGGCGGCATCCTGGGCTATTTCGAGCAGGTCGGCGGACGCCATTACGACGGCCGCTGCTTCGTCTTCGACGAGCGCGTCGCCCTGGATCCGCAGCTGCAGCCGTTGCACGACGCCGCAGCTTGA
- a CDS encoding TIGR03862 family flavoprotein: protein MSAVSFPALPGLAVIGGGPAGLMAAQTARSLGVDVDLFEAKGSAGRKFLIAGKGGLNLTHGEPRPDFDRRYGARAEAIGRWLDRFDADALREWARGFGVETYVGSSGRVFPLDRKAAPLLRGWVRRLREDGVRFHVQHRWTGWAADGALRFDTPDGELRVRAGASVLALGGGSWPELGSDGAWVAPLRERGIDIAELEPSNCGFDIGWSEHFASRHAGAPLKPVVAHWRDAEGERALQGECVVTAGGIEGSLIYALSAMLRDAIAAHGDTVLHLDLAPGRDLDRLQRDFAQPRRGRSVGEHLRRQTGLDGAKAALVFETLGKHGLDDAAAVARTIKRLPLRLRGARPIAEAISSAGGVRLEAMDAQLRLQGLPDAVYCAGEMLDWEAPTGGYLLTACFASGLIAGEAAARRLLAAAPDP, encoded by the coding sequence ATGTCCGCCGTTTCTTTTCCTGCCCTGCCCGGCCTGGCCGTGATCGGCGGCGGCCCCGCCGGCCTCATGGCGGCGCAGACCGCGCGCTCGCTCGGGGTCGACGTCGATCTGTTCGAGGCCAAGGGCTCGGCGGGGCGCAAGTTCCTGATCGCCGGCAAGGGCGGGCTCAACCTCACTCACGGCGAACCGCGGCCGGATTTCGACCGCCGCTACGGCGCGCGCGCCGAAGCGATCGGCCGCTGGCTCGACCGCTTCGATGCCGATGCGCTGCGCGAGTGGGCGCGCGGTTTCGGCGTCGAGACCTATGTCGGCAGCTCCGGGCGGGTGTTCCCGCTCGACCGCAAGGCCGCGCCGCTGCTGCGCGGCTGGGTGCGGCGACTGCGCGAAGACGGCGTGCGCTTCCACGTACAGCACCGCTGGACCGGCTGGGCCGCAGACGGCGCGCTGCGCTTCGACACGCCCGATGGCGAACTGCGGGTGCGCGCCGGCGCCAGCGTGTTGGCGCTCGGCGGCGGCAGTTGGCCGGAGTTGGGCTCGGATGGCGCCTGGGTGGCGCCGCTGCGCGAACGCGGCATCGATATCGCCGAACTGGAGCCGTCCAACTGCGGCTTCGACATCGGCTGGAGCGAGCATTTCGCCTCGCGTCATGCCGGAGCGCCGCTCAAGCCGGTGGTCGCGCATTGGCGCGATGCCGAGGGCGAACGCGCACTGCAGGGCGAATGCGTGGTCACCGCCGGCGGCATCGAAGGCAGCCTGATCTATGCCTTGTCGGCGATGCTGCGCGACGCCATCGCCGCGCATGGCGACACCGTATTGCACCTGGACCTCGCACCCGGCCGCGACTTGGACCGCCTGCAACGCGACTTCGCCCAGCCGCGCCGCGGCCGCAGCGTCGGCGAGCACCTGCGCCGGCAGACGGGGCTGGACGGGGCCAAGGCCGCGCTGGTGTTCGAAACCCTGGGCAAGCACGGCCTCGACGACGCGGCCGCCGTCGCGCGCACGATCAAGCGTCTGCCGCTGCGCCTGCGCGGCGCGCGCCCGATCGCCGAAGCGATCAGCAGCGCCGGCGGCGTGCGCCTGGAGGCGATGGATGCGCAGTTGCGCCTGCAAGGACTGCCAGACGCGGTGTACTGCGCGGGCGAAATGCTCGACTGGGAAGCGCCGACCGGCGGCTACCTGCTCACCGCCTGCTTCGCCAGCGGCCTGATCGCCGGCGAAGCCGCCGCCCGCCGCTTGCTGGCGGCCGCTCCGGACCCGTAG
- a CDS encoding serine hydrolase yields the protein MPRSDWKTQGAGLLLCLSAGVAGAAPATAPAEPAPLPEPLRDFDAYVEGVRRQFEVPGIAVAIVKDGRVVLERGYGVRELGKPETVDAHTLFAIASNTKAFTAASLSMLADEGKLALDDRVIDHLPWFRMADPYVTREMRLRDLLAHRSGLGLGAGDLLYWPGTDYSNEEVARRLADVPLSGGFRAQYAYDNILYGVAQLVIEKASGQSYREFLAQRIFRPLGMDETRYNSDALRPGDKVASGHAKADFKDLQPAPRMTWANVAGAGGLYSSVHDMGKWMRVQLDGGVYARSGDKEQRLFSAQRQQAMWSVVTPMPILEPSVPELAAAKPNFAGYGEGWQLTDYRGRKLVWHTGGWPGMVSRVTLVPEHKLGVVVLTNAELPGAFQAVTMRALDAYLEAPRTDWNAAYAAALAKSRSKADESWNKHVAARAPDSRPSLPPQGYAGTYRDPWYGDVSIEAAADGKLRLRFTRTTELVGTLEHWQHDSFIVRWDRRWLNADAFVNFALTADGKVREVRMEAVSPLTDFSFDFQDLRLSPVAATTGA from the coding sequence ATGCCCCGATCCGACTGGAAGACCCAAGGCGCCGGCCTGCTGCTGTGCCTGAGCGCCGGCGTCGCCGGCGCAGCGCCGGCGACCGCACCGGCCGAGCCGGCGCCGCTGCCGGAGCCACTGCGCGACTTCGATGCCTACGTCGAAGGCGTGCGGCGCCAGTTCGAGGTGCCGGGGATCGCGGTGGCCATCGTCAAGGACGGCCGGGTGGTGCTGGAGCGCGGTTACGGCGTGCGCGAGCTGGGCAAGCCGGAAACGGTCGACGCCCACACCTTGTTCGCGATCGCGTCCAACACCAAAGCCTTCACCGCCGCTTCGCTGTCGATGCTGGCCGACGAGGGCAAGCTGGCTCTGGACGACCGGGTCATCGACCATCTGCCCTGGTTCCGCATGGCCGATCCCTACGTGACCCGCGAAATGCGCCTGCGCGATCTGCTCGCCCACCGTAGCGGCCTGGGCCTGGGCGCCGGCGACCTGCTGTACTGGCCGGGCACCGACTACAGCAACGAAGAAGTGGCGCGGCGCCTGGCCGACGTGCCCCTCAGCGGCGGCTTCCGCGCCCAATACGCCTACGACAACATCCTCTACGGCGTGGCCCAGCTGGTGATCGAAAAAGCCAGCGGGCAGAGCTATCGCGAGTTCCTGGCGCAACGCATCTTCCGTCCGCTGGGCATGGACGAAACCCGTTACAACAGCGATGCGCTTCGTCCGGGCGACAAGGTCGCCAGCGGCCACGCCAAGGCCGACTTCAAGGACTTGCAGCCGGCGCCGCGGATGACCTGGGCCAACGTCGCCGGCGCCGGCGGCCTGTATTCCAGCGTCCATGACATGGGCAAGTGGATGCGCGTGCAGCTCGACGGCGGCGTATACGCGCGCAGCGGCGACAAAGAACAACGCTTGTTCAGCGCCCAGCGCCAGCAGGCGATGTGGTCGGTGGTGACGCCGATGCCGATCCTCGAGCCCTCGGTGCCGGAGCTGGCCGCGGCGAAGCCGAACTTCGCCGGCTACGGCGAGGGCTGGCAGCTCACCGATTATCGTGGCCGCAAGCTGGTGTGGCATACCGGCGGCTGGCCGGGCATGGTCTCGCGCGTGACCCTGGTGCCGGAGCACAAGCTCGGCGTGGTGGTGTTGACCAACGCCGAATTGCCGGGCGCGTTTCAGGCGGTGACTATGCGTGCGCTGGACGCGTATCTGGAGGCGCCGCGCACGGATTGGAATGCGGCCTATGCGGCGGCCCTGGCCAAAAGCCGCAGCAAGGCCGACGAAAGCTGGAACAAGCACGTGGCCGCGCGCGCGCCGGACTCTCGCCCATCGCTGCCGCCGCAAGGCTATGCCGGCACCTATCGCGATCCGTGGTACGGCGACGTGAGCATCGAGGCCGCCGCCGACGGCAAGCTGCGCCTGCGCTTCACCCGCACCACAGAACTGGTCGGTACGCTCGAGCACTGGCAGCACGACAGTTTCATCGTGCGCTGGGACCGGCGTTGGCTCAACGCCGATGCCTTCGTCAATTTCGCTCTGACTGCGGACGGCAAGGTGCGCGAGGTGCGCATGGAGGCGGTGTCGCCGCTGACCGATTTCAGTTTCGACTTCCAGGATCTGCGTTTGAGTCCGGTCGCGGCGACGACCGGTGCCTGA
- a CDS encoding LysR substrate-binding domain-containing protein encodes MKITLDELQAFAAVVDSGSITAAAQALAQTVSAVSRTLNRLESKLGTTLLRRTTRRLELTEEGEALLVRARAILASVEDVEEQMALRHQQPAGRLRVNAASPFMLHAIVPLIGDFGRRYPQIELELNTNDQIIDLIEQRTDIAIRIGRLADSTLHARPLPSSRLRVLASPAYLQAHGEPRSVADLSAHRLLGFAPTATLNRWPLRDAHGAELDIAPQLHASSGETLRQLALAGEGIVCLSDFMTRDDRRRGELVQVLAGQTLDVRQPINAVYYRNTPLASRIACFLDFLAERLEPRNGTAAWE; translated from the coding sequence ATGAAGATCACCCTCGACGAATTGCAGGCTTTCGCCGCCGTGGTCGACAGCGGCTCGATCACCGCCGCCGCGCAGGCCTTGGCGCAGACCGTATCCGCGGTCAGCCGCACCCTGAACCGGCTCGAGAGCAAGCTGGGCACCACCCTGTTGCGGCGGACGACCCGGCGCCTGGAGCTGACCGAGGAAGGCGAAGCCCTGCTCGTCCGCGCACGCGCCATCCTGGCCTCGGTCGAGGACGTCGAAGAGCAGATGGCGCTGCGCCATCAACAGCCGGCCGGGCGCCTGCGCGTCAACGCCGCCTCGCCGTTCATGCTGCATGCGATCGTGCCGCTGATCGGCGATTTCGGCCGTCGCTATCCGCAGATCGAGCTGGAGCTCAACACCAACGACCAGATCATCGATCTGATCGAACAGCGCACCGACATCGCGATCCGGATCGGCCGCCTCGCCGACTCCACCCTGCACGCCCGGCCGCTGCCCAGCAGCCGCCTGCGCGTGCTCGCCAGCCCGGCCTATCTGCAGGCGCACGGCGAACCGCGCAGCGTCGCCGACCTGAGCGCGCACCGCCTGCTCGGCTTCGCCCCGACCGCGACCTTGAACCGCTGGCCGCTACGCGATGCGCACGGCGCCGAGCTCGACATCGCGCCGCAGCTGCATGCCTCCAGCGGCGAGACCTTGCGCCAGCTCGCTCTGGCCGGCGAAGGCATCGTCTGTCTGTCGGACTTCATGACCCGCGACGACCGCCGCCGCGGCGAGCTGGTGCAGGTGCTGGCGGGGCAGACCCTGGACGTGCGCCAGCCGATCAACGCGGTGTACTACCGCAACACCCCATTGGCCTCGCGCATCGCCTGCTTTCTGGATTTCCTCGCCGAACGGCTGGAGCCGCGGAACGGCACCGCGGCCTGGGAATGA
- a CDS encoding PQQ-dependent sugar dehydrogenase produces the protein MLALRRERRRIRMVRPLALSCAALVLSACGERANLQVADGTGPRPQLPAPNPTAIPTVNIAPAVGWPADTAPTPAEGLAVNAYATGLDHPRWLHVLPNGDVLVAESNAPARKASGLKAWVAGRVMKRAGAAVPSADRISLLRDADGDGVAELRTVFLKHLHSPFGMALVGEDFYVANADAVWRFRYRAGATQINEAGTKVTDLPAGINHHWTKNLIAGGDGRKLYITVGSNSNVGENGMEMEEGRAAIWELDRASGQKRLFATGLRNPNGLAWEPQTGALWTAVNERDEIGSDLVPDYITSVRDGGFYGWPYSYYGRHVDVRVQPARPDLVAKAVVPDYALGPHTASLGIAFSHGTRLPPRYANGLFVGQHGSWNRKPKSGYKVIYVPFRDGRPDGAPLTVLEGFLDSKERARGRPVDVRLDRRGDLLVSDDVGNAVWRVTAAR, from the coding sequence ATGCTGGCGCTACGCCGCGAACGCAGGAGAATCCGCATGGTCCGACCGTTGGCGTTGTCATGCGCCGCCTTGGTCCTCAGCGCCTGCGGCGAGCGCGCGAACCTGCAGGTGGCCGACGGCACCGGCCCGCGGCCGCAACTGCCGGCGCCGAATCCGACCGCGATTCCGACCGTCAACATCGCCCCGGCGGTGGGCTGGCCGGCGGATACGGCGCCGACGCCGGCCGAAGGCCTGGCGGTGAACGCTTATGCGACCGGGCTGGATCATCCGCGCTGGCTGCACGTGCTGCCCAACGGCGACGTGCTGGTCGCCGAAAGCAATGCGCCGGCGCGCAAGGCCTCGGGCTTGAAGGCTTGGGTCGCCGGGCGGGTGATGAAGCGCGCCGGCGCGGCGGTGCCGAGCGCAGACCGCATCAGCCTGCTGCGCGATGCCGACGGCGACGGCGTGGCCGAGCTGCGCACGGTGTTCCTGAAGCACCTGCACTCGCCGTTCGGCATGGCCCTGGTGGGCGAAGACTTCTATGTCGCCAATGCCGACGCGGTCTGGCGTTTCCGCTACCGCGCAGGCGCGACGCAAATCAACGAGGCCGGCACCAAGGTCACCGACCTGCCGGCCGGCATCAATCATCACTGGACCAAGAATCTGATCGCCGGCGGCGACGGCCGCAAGCTCTACATCACCGTGGGGTCCAACAGCAACGTCGGCGAGAACGGGATGGAGATGGAGGAAGGCCGGGCCGCGATCTGGGAGTTGGACCGCGCCAGCGGCCAGAAGCGGTTGTTCGCGACCGGGCTGCGCAATCCCAACGGCCTGGCTTGGGAACCGCAGACCGGCGCGCTGTGGACCGCGGTCAACGAACGCGACGAGATCGGCAGCGACCTGGTGCCGGACTACATCACCTCGGTGCGCGACGGCGGTTTCTACGGCTGGCCTTACAGCTACTACGGCCGGCACGTCGATGTGCGGGTCCAGCCGGCGCGGCCGGACCTGGTCGCCAAGGCCGTGGTCCCGGATTATGCGCTCGGCCCGCACACTGCCTCGCTCGGCATCGCCTTCTCGCACGGCACGCGCCTGCCGCCGCGCTATGCCAACGGCCTGTTCGTCGGCCAGCACGGCTCGTGGAACCGCAAGCCCAAGAGCGGTTACAAGGTGATCTACGTGCCGTTCCGCGACGGCCGCCCGGACGGCGCGCCGCTGACGGTGCTGGAAGGTTTTCTCGACAGCAAGGAACGCGCACGCGGCCGACCGGTCGACGTGCGCCTGGATCGACGCGGCGATCTGCTGGTCAGCGACGACGTCGGCAACGCGGTGTGGCGGGTGACGGCGGCGCGTTGA
- a CDS encoding LLM class flavin-dependent oxidoreductase gives MLPYSVLDLAPVTQGSDTRQAFANSLALARHAEALGYTRYWLAEHHNMPGIASAATAVLIGHIAGGTSSIRVGAGGIMLPNHAPLQVAEQFGTLASLYPDRIDLGLGRAPGTDQATARALRRYYDGADSFPQDVAELLHYFEPAQPGQAVRAVPGAGLDVPVWLLGSSLFSARLAAAMGLPFAFASHFAPDAMDEALTLYRRDFAPSARLARPHAMLALNAVAADRSDEARRLFTTQQQAFVNLRRGRPGLIPPPIDDIESYWTPLEKAGVAQALACAVVGDAAEVGEGIADFVARHRPDELMLTANIYDHAARLHSFALAAQACRSLRAA, from the coding sequence ATGCTGCCGTATTCCGTACTCGATCTCGCCCCGGTGACCCAGGGCAGCGACACCCGCCAGGCCTTCGCCAACAGCCTGGCCCTGGCACGGCATGCCGAGGCTCTGGGCTATACGCGCTATTGGCTGGCCGAACACCACAACATGCCCGGCATCGCCAGCGCCGCGACCGCGGTGCTGATCGGCCATATCGCCGGCGGCACCTCGAGCATCCGGGTCGGCGCGGGCGGCATCATGCTGCCGAACCACGCGCCGCTGCAGGTCGCCGAGCAGTTCGGCACCCTGGCCTCGCTGTATCCGGACCGGATCGACCTCGGCCTGGGCCGCGCGCCGGGTACCGACCAGGCCACGGCGCGCGCGTTGCGCCGCTATTACGACGGCGCCGACAGTTTTCCGCAGGACGTGGCGGAGTTGCTGCATTACTTCGAGCCGGCCCAGCCCGGGCAGGCGGTGCGCGCGGTGCCGGGCGCCGGCCTGGACGTGCCGGTGTGGTTGCTGGGCTCGAGTCTGTTCAGTGCGCGCCTGGCCGCGGCGATGGGCCTGCCGTTCGCGTTCGCCTCGCATTTCGCCCCGGATGCGATGGACGAGGCCTTGACTCTGTACCGGCGCGATTTCGCGCCGTCGGCGCGGTTGGCGCGACCGCATGCGATGCTGGCCTTGAACGCGGTCGCGGCCGATCGCAGCGACGAAGCGCGGCGCTTGTTCACCACTCAGCAACAGGCCTTCGTCAATCTGCGCCGCGGCCGACCGGGGCTGATTCCGCCGCCGATCGACGATATCGAAAGCTATTGGACGCCGCTGGAAAAAGCCGGCGTAGCCCAGGCCCTGGCCTGCGCGGTAGTCGGCGATGCGGCCGAAGTCGGCGAAGGCATCGCCGACTTCGTCGCCCGCCATCGCCCGGATGAGTTGATGCTGACCGCGAACATCTACGACCACGCCGCGCGCCTGCACTCTTTCGCTTTGGCGGCGCAGGCCTGCCGGTCCCTGCGCGCGGCCTGA
- a CDS encoding FKBP-type peptidyl-prolyl cis-trans isomerase: MAFRRLRAARLGAALLCATLALSACQRPATEAAGEGTASQVYSGRIAQFQTIDERVGTGATAQPGQTVIVHYTGWLYDEKAADKHGSQFDSSLPRGRPFEFLLGAGRVIRGWDDGVAGMKVGGKRVLMVPPDMGYGAAGAGGGVIPPDTSLVFEVELLGVESR, from the coding sequence ATGGCGTTTCGCCGTCTGCGCGCGGCCCGCCTCGGCGCCGCTCTGCTCTGCGCCACGCTCGCCCTGAGCGCTTGCCAGCGCCCCGCCACCGAGGCTGCGGGCGAAGGCACGGCGTCCCAGGTCTACAGCGGCCGCATCGCCCAGTTCCAGACCATCGACGAGCGCGTCGGCACCGGCGCGACGGCGCAGCCGGGGCAGACGGTGATCGTCCACTACACCGGCTGGCTGTACGACGAGAAAGCCGCCGACAAGCACGGCAGCCAGTTCGACAGCTCGCTGCCGCGCGGCCGGCCGTTCGAATTCCTGCTCGGCGCGGGCCGGGTGATCCGCGGCTGGGACGATGGGGTCGCCGGCATGAAGGTCGGCGGCAAGCGCGTGCTGATGGTGCCGCCCGACATGGGTTACGGCGCCGCGGGCGCCGGCGGCGGCGTGATCCCGCCCGACACCTCGCTGGTGTTCGAGGTCGAACTGCTCGGCGTCGAATCGCGCTGA
- a CDS encoding SRPBCC family protein produces MNSLTPLDYGTVVATDTVRIERMLPGPIDRVWAYLTQADLRARWLAGGEMDLRPGGAVELRFRHSQLSRDDDAPPDKYAYCAQEVSEHGRITAIDPPHRLAYTWNEAGDESSEVEFELHEHGDQVRLVVTHRRLADRNAMVSVASGWHAHLDVLLARLSDQEPGGFWRNHTRLEAEYERRIPAD; encoded by the coding sequence ATGAACTCGCTCACCCCACTGGACTACGGCACCGTCGTCGCCACCGACACGGTGCGCATCGAACGCATGCTGCCCGGCCCGATCGACCGGGTCTGGGCCTACCTCACCCAGGCCGACCTGCGCGCGCGCTGGCTGGCCGGCGGCGAGATGGACCTTCGCCCCGGCGGCGCGGTCGAGCTGCGCTTCCGGCACAGCCAACTCAGCCGCGACGACGACGCCCCGCCGGACAAGTACGCCTACTGCGCGCAGGAAGTAAGCGAACACGGCCGCATCACCGCGATCGATCCGCCGCACCGCCTGGCCTACACCTGGAACGAAGCCGGCGACGAGTCGTCGGAAGTCGAGTTCGAGCTGCACGAGCATGGCGATCAGGTGCGATTGGTCGTGACCCATCGCCGCCTCGCCGACCGCAACGCCATGGTCAGCGTCGCCAGCGGCTGGCATGCCCATCTCGACGTGTTGCTGGCGCGGTTGTCCGATCAGGAACCGGGCGGGTTCTGGCGCAATCACACCCGCCTCGAAGCCGAGTACGAACGCCGCATTCCGGCGGATTGA
- a CDS encoding metalloregulator ArsR/SmtB family transcription factor: MVDYRSEQLDAVFHALADPTRRAMLRRLADGERSVGELAEPFRMTLAAASKHIKSLERAGLIERTVRGRIHVCRLQPAPLHGGYEWLRHYERFWSQRLDLLEALLHEDDRRGAQDTAPPSRRKPRPRD; this comes from the coding sequence ATGGTTGACTATCGCTCCGAACAGCTCGACGCCGTGTTCCACGCCCTCGCCGACCCGACCCGACGCGCGATGTTGCGACGCTTGGCCGATGGCGAGCGGAGCGTGGGCGAACTCGCCGAGCCCTTCCGCATGACCCTGGCCGCGGCGTCCAAGCACATCAAATCGCTGGAGCGCGCCGGTTTGATCGAGCGCACGGTGCGCGGCCGCATCCACGTTTGCCGCCTGCAGCCGGCGCCGCTGCACGGCGGTTACGAATGGCTGCGCCACTACGAACGTTTCTGGAGCCAGCGGCTGGACCTGCTGGAAGCGCTGCTGCACGAAGACGACCGGCGAGGCGCGCAGGACACCGCTCCGCCGTCGCGCCGCAAGCCGCGCCCCCGCGATTGA
- a CDS encoding helix-turn-helix domain-containing protein has translation MNDLRPVGELLRDWRQRRRLTQFDLAEMAQISTRHVSFIETGRSLPSRAMLLRLADRLEVPLRERNVLMTAAGLAPMYAERRLEDPALREAQAAVDLVLYGHEPHPALAVDRHWNLISHNRAVAPLLAGVAEHLLARPSNVLRVSLHPEGLAPRIVNLGEWRAHLLHRLRHLADSTGDAVLAELHAELAAYPCEDDYDESMLSPTAHVAVPFRVRSDFGELAFISTITVFGTPLDVTLSELAIESFFPADAATAQAMRAFGATLEPLPPSH, from the coding sequence ATGAACGATCTCCGCCCCGTGGGCGAGCTGTTGCGCGACTGGCGCCAGCGTCGCCGCCTGACTCAATTCGATCTGGCCGAAATGGCGCAGATCTCCACCCGCCACGTCAGTTTCATCGAAACCGGCCGTTCGCTGCCGAGCCGGGCGATGCTGCTGCGCCTGGCCGACCGGCTCGAAGTGCCGCTGCGCGAGCGCAACGTGCTGATGACCGCCGCCGGGCTGGCGCCGATGTACGCCGAACGCCGGCTCGAAGATCCGGCGCTGCGCGAGGCCCAGGCCGCGGTCGACCTGGTGCTGTACGGCCACGAGCCGCACCCGGCGCTGGCGGTGGACCGGCACTGGAACCTGATCTCGCACAACCGCGCGGTCGCGCCGCTGCTGGCCGGCGTCGCCGAGCATCTGTTGGCGCGGCCGTCGAACGTGTTGCGGGTCAGCCTGCATCCGGAAGGCCTGGCGCCGCGCATCGTCAACCTCGGCGAATGGCGCGCGCATCTGCTGCACCGGCTGCGCCACCTGGCCGACAGCACCGGCGACGCGGTGCTGGCCGAACTCCATGCCGAACTGGCCGCCTACCCTTGCGAGGACGATTACGACGAATCGATGCTGTCGCCGACGGCGCACGTGGCGGTGCCGTTCCGGGTGCGCAGCGATTTCGGCGAACTGGCCTTCATCAGCACCATCACGGTGTTCGGCACGCCGCTCGACGTGACCTTGTCCGAACTGGCGATCGAGTCCTTCTTCCCCGCCGATGCCGCCACCGCGCAGGCGATGCGCGCGTTCGGCGCGACCCTGGAACCGCTGCCGCCCAGCCATTGA
- a CDS encoding GNAT family N-acetyltransferase, whose amino-acid sequence MSDEAPLRIATAADAEAISALVLASAQHWIFPLCDVDGRAVLAASMGTEATRERLLAGHAYLVAETEGRIVGVAALRLPAHLYNLFVDDRFQRRGIARRLWSGLRAHPLLKDAWPAQITVNASRHSVGVYLRLGFEAQGEEQTRGGIPSTPMLWRAPQA is encoded by the coding sequence ATGAGCGACGAGGCCCCTCTGCGAATCGCCACGGCGGCAGACGCCGAAGCCATCAGCGCCCTGGTCCTGGCTTCGGCGCAACACTGGATCTTTCCACTTTGCGATGTCGACGGCCGCGCCGTGCTGGCCGCCTCGATGGGCACCGAGGCCACCCGCGAGCGCCTGCTCGCCGGGCATGCCTACCTCGTCGCCGAAACCGAAGGCCGCATCGTCGGCGTGGCCGCGCTGCGCCTGCCGGCGCATCTGTATAACCTGTTCGTCGACGACCGCTTCCAACGCCGCGGCATCGCGCGTCGGCTCTGGTCCGGCCTGCGCGCGCATCCCTTGTTGAAGGACGCCTGGCCCGCGCAGATCACCGTCAACGCTTCGCGACACTCCGTCGGCGTGTACCTGCGCCTGGGTTTCGAGGCTCAAGGGGAAGAGCAGACGCGCGGCGGCATACCCTCGACACCGATGCTGTGGCGGGCGCCGCAGGCCTGA
- the greB gene encoding transcription elongation factor GreB, with product MSRWRPPAEHGTALITREGHARLKHELDELWRLRRPEVVKALAAAAAEGDRSENAEYTYRKKQLAEIDRRVRYLSKRLPLLRVVDTAPSDPQAVFFGAWVEVENVADGEIARYRVVGPDETDAKLGHISIDSPLARAMLKRRVDDEFEALLPGGPQRYAIVEVAYRPPAEE from the coding sequence ATGAGTCGCTGGCGCCCTCCCGCCGAGCACGGCACCGCCCTGATCACGCGGGAGGGCCACGCGCGCCTGAAGCACGAACTCGACGAACTGTGGCGGCTGCGCCGCCCCGAGGTCGTCAAAGCCCTGGCCGCCGCGGCGGCCGAGGGCGATCGCTCGGAGAACGCCGAATACACCTATCGCAAGAAGCAGCTCGCCGAGATCGACCGGCGGGTGCGCTACCTGAGCAAACGCCTGCCGCTGTTGCGGGTGGTCGACACCGCGCCCAGCGACCCGCAAGCGGTGTTCTTCGGCGCCTGGGTCGAAGTCGAGAACGTCGCCGACGGCGAGATCGCGCGCTACCGCGTGGTCGGGCCGGACGAGACCGACGCCAAGCTCGGCCACATCAGCATCGACTCGCCGCTGGCCCGGGCCATGCTCAAGCGCCGGGTCGACGACGAATTCGAAGCGCTGCTGCCGGGCGGCCCGCAACGTTACGCGATCGTCGAGGTCGCCTATCGGCCGCCCGCCGAGGAGTGA